One Oncorhynchus keta strain PuntledgeMale-10-30-2019 chromosome 23, Oket_V2, whole genome shotgun sequence DNA segment encodes these proteins:
- the LOC118402318 gene encoding cAMP-specific 3',5'-cyclic phosphodiesterase 4B-like isoform X4, translating to MGLCCSETNKKTFGMLTSWKQFKRMLNRELTHLSEMSRSGNQVSEFISNTFLDKQNELELPCPMAKTRERKKRTHHQTQQGGQTPSQGTMTQISGVRKVSQTPVLQGCSVSRFGVKTDQEDLLSKDLEDINKWGLNIFRVAEHSHNRPLTCTMYTIFQERDLMKTFKIPADTFVTFMLTLEAHYHADVEYHNSLHAADVAQSTHILLATPALDAVFTDLEILAAIFAAAIHDVDHPGVSNQFLINTNSELALMYNDESVLENHHLAVGFKLLQEDNCDIFQNLTKKQRQSLRRMVIDMVLATDMSKHMSLLADLKTMVETKKVTSSGVLLLDNYTDKIQVMRNMVHCADLSNPTKSLDLYRQWTDRIMNEFSHQGDRERERGIEISPMCDKHTASVEKSQVGFIDYIVHPLWETWADLVHPDAQDILDTLEDNRNWYQSMIPQSPSPPFCTGDGEREGGEGGHKFQFELTLDDGQDEDGQIGREEGERGTEGGRSPMDQGGLEMEIRGASPT from the exons ATGGGACTATGCTGCTCTGAGACGAACAAGAAAACGTTTGGGATGCTTACAAGTTGGAAACAG TTCAAGAGGATGTTGAACCGGGAGCTGACCCACCTGTCAGAGATGAGTCGCTCCGGCAACCAGGTGTCAGAGTTCATCTCCAACACCTTCCTTG acaaGCAGAATGAGTTGGAGTTGCCGTGCCCTATGGCCAAGAccagggagaggaagaagagaacccACCACCAGACCCAGCAGGGGGGTCAGACTCCGAGTCAAGGGACGATGACCCAGATCAGTGGGGTCAGGAAGGTCAGCCAAACCCCCGTGCTCCAAGGCTGCAGCGTCAGCCGCTTCGGGGTCAAAACAGACCAGGAGGACCTGCTGTCTAAG gacCTTGAGGACATCAACAAGTGGGGTCTGAACATCTTCAGGGTGGCCGAGCACTCCCACAACCGCCCGCTCACATGCACCATGTACACCATCTTCCAG GAGCGAGACTTGATGAAGACGTTCAAGATCCCCGCGGACACATTCGTGACCTTCATGTTGACCCTGGAAGCGCACTACCACGCCGACGTAGAATACCACAACAGCCTCCACGCTGCAGACGTGGCCCAGTCCACACACATCCTGCTCGCCACACCCGCTCTGGAC GCCGTCTTCACAGATCTGGAGATCTTGGCGGCCATCTTTGCGGCAGCCATCCATGATGTGGACCATCCTGGGGTCTCCAACCAGTTCCTCATTAACACCA ACTCCGAGCTGGCCCTGATGTATAACGACGAGTCGGTCCTGGAGAACCACCACCTGGCCGTGGGCTTCAAGCTGCTGCAGGAGGACAACTGTGACATCTTTCAGAACCTGACCAAAAAACAACGCCAGTCCCTCAGGAGAATGGTCATAGACATG gtactGGCCACTGACATGTCCAAACACATGAGCCTGCTGGCTGACCTGAAGACCATGGTGGAGACCAAGAAGGTGACCAGCTCTGGAGTGCTGCTGCTAGACAACTACACAGACAAGATACAG GTGATGCGTAACATGGTTCATTGTGCAGACCTGAGCAATCCGACCAAGTCCCTGGACCTGTACCGCCAGTGGACCGACCGCATCATGAACGAGTTCTCCCACCAGGGAgaccgggagagggagagaggcatcgAGATCAGCCCCATGTGTGATAAGCATACGGCTTCTGTGGAGAAGAGCCAG GTGGGCTTCATAGACTACATCGTCCACCCTCTGTGGGAGACGTGGGCTGACCTGGTGCACCCTGACGCCCAGGATATCCTGGATACCCTGGAAGACAACAGGAACTGGTACCAGAGCATGATCCCCCAGAgcccctctccccccttctgcactggagacggagagcgagagggcggagaAGGAGGTCACAAGTTCCAGTTTGAGCTGACGCTAGATGACGGACAGGATGAGGATGGACagataggaagggaggagggcgagagggggacagaagggGGACGGTCGCCAATGGACCAGGGTGGACTAGAGATGGAGATACGTGGGGCTTCCCCCACATAA
- the LOC118402318 gene encoding cAMP-specific 3',5'-cyclic phosphodiesterase 4B-like isoform X5: MPEANTMLCVSWGYIKFKRMLNRELTHLSEMSRSGNQVSEFISNTFLDKQNELELPCPMAKTRERKKRTHHQTQQGGQTPSQGTMTQISGVRKVSQTPVLQGCSVSRFGVKTDQEDLLSKDLEDINKWGLNIFRVAEHSHNRPLTCTMYTIFQERDLMKTFKIPADTFVTFMLTLEAHYHADVEYHNSLHAADVAQSTHILLATPALDAVFTDLEILAAIFAAAIHDVDHPGVSNQFLINTNSELALMYNDESVLENHHLAVGFKLLQEDNCDIFQNLTKKQRQSLRRMVIDMVLATDMSKHMSLLADLKTMVETKKVTSSGVLLLDNYTDKIQVMRNMVHCADLSNPTKSLDLYRQWTDRIMNEFSHQGDRERERGIEISPMCDKHTASVEKSQVGFIDYIVHPLWETWADLVHPDAQDILDTLEDNRNWYQSMIPQSPSPPFCTGDGEREGGEGGHKFQFELTLDDGQDEDGQIGREEGERGTEGGRSPMDQGGLEMEIRGASPT, translated from the exons ATGCCTGAAGCCAACACCATGCTCTGTGTCTCCTGGGGGTACATCAAG TTCAAGAGGATGTTGAACCGGGAGCTGACCCACCTGTCAGAGATGAGTCGCTCCGGCAACCAGGTGTCAGAGTTCATCTCCAACACCTTCCTTG acaaGCAGAATGAGTTGGAGTTGCCGTGCCCTATGGCCAAGAccagggagaggaagaagagaacccACCACCAGACCCAGCAGGGGGGTCAGACTCCGAGTCAAGGGACGATGACCCAGATCAGTGGGGTCAGGAAGGTCAGCCAAACCCCCGTGCTCCAAGGCTGCAGCGTCAGCCGCTTCGGGGTCAAAACAGACCAGGAGGACCTGCTGTCTAAG gacCTTGAGGACATCAACAAGTGGGGTCTGAACATCTTCAGGGTGGCCGAGCACTCCCACAACCGCCCGCTCACATGCACCATGTACACCATCTTCCAG GAGCGAGACTTGATGAAGACGTTCAAGATCCCCGCGGACACATTCGTGACCTTCATGTTGACCCTGGAAGCGCACTACCACGCCGACGTAGAATACCACAACAGCCTCCACGCTGCAGACGTGGCCCAGTCCACACACATCCTGCTCGCCACACCCGCTCTGGAC GCCGTCTTCACAGATCTGGAGATCTTGGCGGCCATCTTTGCGGCAGCCATCCATGATGTGGACCATCCTGGGGTCTCCAACCAGTTCCTCATTAACACCA ACTCCGAGCTGGCCCTGATGTATAACGACGAGTCGGTCCTGGAGAACCACCACCTGGCCGTGGGCTTCAAGCTGCTGCAGGAGGACAACTGTGACATCTTTCAGAACCTGACCAAAAAACAACGCCAGTCCCTCAGGAGAATGGTCATAGACATG gtactGGCCACTGACATGTCCAAACACATGAGCCTGCTGGCTGACCTGAAGACCATGGTGGAGACCAAGAAGGTGACCAGCTCTGGAGTGCTGCTGCTAGACAACTACACAGACAAGATACAG GTGATGCGTAACATGGTTCATTGTGCAGACCTGAGCAATCCGACCAAGTCCCTGGACCTGTACCGCCAGTGGACCGACCGCATCATGAACGAGTTCTCCCACCAGGGAgaccgggagagggagagaggcatcgAGATCAGCCCCATGTGTGATAAGCATACGGCTTCTGTGGAGAAGAGCCAG GTGGGCTTCATAGACTACATCGTCCACCCTCTGTGGGAGACGTGGGCTGACCTGGTGCACCCTGACGCCCAGGATATCCTGGATACCCTGGAAGACAACAGGAACTGGTACCAGAGCATGATCCCCCAGAgcccctctccccccttctgcactggagacggagagcgagagggcggagaAGGAGGTCACAAGTTCCAGTTTGAGCTGACGCTAGATGACGGACAGGATGAGGATGGACagataggaagggaggagggcgagagggggacagaagggGGACGGTCGCCAATGGACCAGGGTGGACTAGAGATGGAGATACGTGGGGCTTCCCCCACATAA